A single region of the Lagopus muta isolate bLagMut1 chromosome 24, bLagMut1 primary, whole genome shotgun sequence genome encodes:
- the RAB29 gene encoding LOW QUALITY PROTEIN: ras-related protein Rab-7L1 (The sequence of the model RefSeq protein was modified relative to this genomic sequence to represent the inferred CDS: deleted 1 base in 1 codon): MGHRDRMFKVLVVGDATVGKTSLVQRYANDSFNRHYKSTVGVDFALKVVQWSESETVRLQLWDIAGQERFTSMTRLYYREASACIIMFDVTNVSTFSNSQKWKQDLDSKLTLPDGSPVPCLLLANKCDLSPWAVTREEVDRFSKENGFSGWVETSVKDNKNINESMRVLIEKMMSSSTGDGSSAASWKGDYINIKETSPPGWACC, translated from the exons aTGGGGCATCGGGACCGAATGTTCAAAGTGCTGGTGGTGGGAGATGCCACGGTG GGGAAAACATCGCTGGTGCAACGCTACGCCAACGACAGCTTCAACCGGCACTACAAATCCACAGTGGGGG TGGACTTTGCCCTGAAGGTCGTCCAGTGGTCGGAGTCGGAGACGGTGAGGCTTCAGCTCTGGGATATTGCAG GGCAGGAACGCTTCACGTCCATGACCCGGCTGTACTACAGGGAGGCGTCAGCCTGCATCATCATGTTTGATGTCACCAACGTCAGCACCTTCAGCAACAGCCAGAAGTGGAAGCAGGACTTGGACAGCAAGCTGACGCTGCCTGATGGGAGCCCAGTGCCGTGCCTGCTGCTGGCCAACAag TGTGACCTTTCCCCGTGGGCAGTGACAAGAGAAGAGGTGGATCgtttcagcaaagaaaatggcttttctgGTTGGGTGGAAACGTCCGTCAAGGACAACAAGAACATTAACGAGTCTATGAG AGTCCTGATTGAGAAGATGATGTCCTCATCCACGGGTGATGGAagttctgctgcttcctggAAGGGGGATTATATTAATATCAAAGAGACGTCCCCGCCAGGCTGGGCGTGCTGCTGA